The nucleotide sequence TCGTGAAGTACATTCACCCGCACGGGAGTTCCCCACGGGGTGTGGCGCACGATATTGGAGACGAGTTCACTGGTGAGCAGCCTGGCGGTTTCTGCGTCACCCTCGCCCGCGCCCAGCCTGACGGCGCATTCGTGGACGAAGTTCCGGACGGGGCCGACCAGTTCCGGAGCGGACGGGCATCTGACGGTGGCCACCGGGGCGATCAGGTGATGCCTGGATCTCCCACGGTGGTCGAGCATTCGGGTTGTCAAAGCACTCCCCTTTCGTGTTCGCTCATACGCGGTGCGTGACGGCACCGTCTGGACTTTAGACGCGTGCAACGTTGCATGCACCAATAACCCGGGAAGCATCACTCGATCGAGTGCCTGATCGGCGAATTCGACTGCTGGTTCGCCCGGTTGCCGCAGACTGCCTTCGCGTGAGCGGATGGGAGGAGCGATGGCGGGAACACCCACGTACGCCCGGCGCAGGGTCGGCGCCGAACTGCGGCGGTGGCGTACGGCAGTCGACCTGTCCGGGGAGGACGTCGCCGACGCCTGCGGGTGGGACAAGTCGAAGATCAGCCGCATCGAGAACGCGAAAGTCGCCCTCACTCCCCGTGATTTGCGCAGGCTCTGCACGCTCTACGGCCTGGAGTCCGCGGACGCGGTCCGGCTGGAAACCCTGCTGACCGAGCCGTCGGGGCCGCGCTGGTGGGCCCGCTACGCGGATTTCCTCAACCCGGCGTACGAAGAGTTGATCTGCCTGGAATCACAGGCGTCCAGCGTGCACGCCGCGAACGCCAATCTCGTCGTCGGCCTCCTCCAGACCCGCGACTACGCGACCGCGGTCATGACGTCGGGCCCGTCGATTCCGGACCCCGATCACCGCGAGGCGCTGGTCGAAGTGCGTATGAAACGCCAGCGGGTCCTGGTCGGGGACCGGCCGATCACTCTCGACGCCGTCATCTCCGAGGCGGCGTTGCTGTGCGAGATCGGCGGTCGCAAGGTGCTGGCCGAACAGCTGGAACACCTCCTGGGCATCACCGAGCTGCCGAATGTCAATCTCCGTGTTCTGCCCATCACTTCGACGGCGAACGCCTTCAACGGCGGCCTGACCCTTTACGGATTTCCGGAACCCCACGATCCGAGCGTGTTGTTCATCGAGTACCACGCGGGGACCCTCATCAGGGACGAGGAACGCGACATTCGTCGCCACCGGCGGCAGCTGGAGTATCTGATCGCCAACTCCCTGAGCGCGCACGAATCTCGCGAGCACATCTCCAGGAGACTGAAGACACTATGACCTCCCAGCCACGAACATGGCGGAAATCGAGCCACTCCGCCCAAGGCGGTGACTGCATCGAGGTCGCTCCACTCGACCGCCGCACCGGCGTCCGAGACAGCAAGTCACGCGCGGAAGGCCACATCGAACTCCCCACGACCGCTTGGAGTGCGTTCCTGGGGAGCCTCAAGCGACACTGAAGCGGCGAACGCCCTTCGCGGCACGGCGCCCGCGGTCGAACCGCCCGAGCACGAACACGACCCGACCGATCGGAACACCCGCCGAAACCGCGAGGGCGGTCGCCTTGGCGATCTCCGGGGAGACACCGCGCGGATCGCGGATCGAGGAACAGGACAAAGCCCGCCAGGCCGAGCGCTGTCGCGCCGGCCGCGATCGCCGCGGAAACGACCGCGTGGACGATCTCGATCGTCCTCCGGTCCCGCTCCGCGCGACCGCGCGCCGGCACGGCTCCGCCTCGCCGTCCGCCGCCTCGCCGTCCGCCGCCTCGGCGGTTACGCGCGGGGGGCGATCTTGGCCATGCCGTTGATGATGCGGTCGAAAGCGTCGCCGCCTCGGGGGTCGGTCAGGTTGGCGAGCATTTTGAGGACGAACTTCATGGCGACCGGGTGCGGGAGGCCGTGCTTGGTCGCGAAGTTCATGACCTTGGGTTCGCCGATGAGCTTGACGAACAGGCGGCCGAGCGTGTAGTAGCCGCCGTAGGTCTGCTTCAGGATGCGCGGGTAGTCGTGGAGCGCGCGCTCGCGGCCCTCGGGAGTCTGGCGGGCGAGCGCCTGGGCGATGACCTGGGCGGCGATCTCGCCGGACTCCATCGCGTACGCGATGCCCTCGCCGTTGAACGGGTTGACCATTCCGCCCGCGTCGCCGACCAGGAGCAGGCCCTTGGTGTAGTGCGGCTGGCGGTTGAAGCCCATCGGCAGCGCCGCGCCACGGATGGGGCCTTCCTGGTTCTCGTCGGTGTAGCCCCACTCCTCGGGCATTCCCGCGACCCAGGCCTTCAACAGGTCGCGGTAGTCGATGTCCTTGAAGGAATCCGACGTGTTGAGCAGGCCGAGGCCGACGTTCGACGTGCCGTCGCCCATGCCGAAGATCCAGCCGTAGCCGGGCAGCAGGTCGTTCTTGCCGTCGCGCTTGTCCCACAGTTCGAGCCACGATTCGAGGTAATCGTCGTCGTGGCGCGGGGACGTGAAGTAGGTGCGCACCGCGACGCCCATCGGGCGGTCCTCGCGGCGGTGCAGGCCCATCGCGAGCGACAGGCGCGTGGAGTTGCCGTCGGCGGCGACGACGACGGGGGCGCGGAAGACCTTCTCCTCCTTGTCGGCCCCGACCTTCGCGCGCACGCCGACGACACGGCCCGTACGCTCGTCCAGCACCGGACCGGTCACGTTCGTCCGCTCGTGTACCTTCGCGCCCGCCGACGCAGCCTGCCGCGCCAGGATCTCGTCGAAGTCGGTGCGCTTGCGGACCAGGCCGTAGTTGGGGAACGACGCCAGGTCGGGCCAGTCGAGCGTGAGCGTCATGCCGCCGCCGAGGATCCGGAGGCCCTTGTTGGGCAGCCACCCGGCCTCGGGCGAGATGTCGACGCCCATCGACACCAACTGCTTGACCGCACGCGGCGTCAGCCCGTCACCGCACACCTTCTCGCGCGGGAACGCCGTCTTCTCCAGGAGCAGCACGCTGCGCCCGGCCTTCGCGAGGTGGTACGCCGTCGTCGACCCGGCGGGGCCGGCGCCGACGACGATGACATCGGCCTCGTGCGCGGAGTCGGCCCGGAAGGTTCCGGACGCGGTGGTCTCGTCGGCATCAGCCTCGGCAACGACCTCGGCGGCGGGCACGGACTCGGACAAGGGCTCGGTCAACGCGGCTCTCCTGGGGTGCGCCCGTGTACGGAGGTACGGGGCTGCGGCGGATAGCCACCGAGTTTAGTGCCGCGGCGGCCGTCGCCCCCGCCGCCCGTCGTCAGTCGTGGTCCCTCAGCCGCTCCGAGACCGGGTCGACGTGGCCGCTCAGCCGCCTGCGGGCCTTCTCGCGCGCCTTGTCCGGCAGGGCCTCGACGTCGAGCAGCTTCGGCAGCAACTCGGGTGCGGTGGTCAGCGCGCGGAAGACCGTACCGATGTCGACGCCGTGGCCCGGCCGGTGCACGATCTCGACCGCGTCGCCCGCGCGTACCTCTCCCGGTTCGAGAACGCGCAGGTAGGCGCCCGGCCGCGCCTCCCGCGTGAACCGCCTGATCCACCCGCGTTCGCCGAGGAACCCGGCGAACGTCCGGCACGGGATGCGCGGCGTGGACACCTCCAGCAGCGCGCCGCCGACCCGCCAGTGCTCGCCGATCACCGCGCCGGTCACGTCGACACCGACCGTGGTCAGGTTCTCGCCGAAAATGCCGGGTTCGATCGTCCGCTCGATGCGGTCCGACCACGTGGTGAGGTCTTCCCACGCGAACGCGTAGACCGCTTGGTCCGGGCCGCCGTGGTGGCGCCGGTCGCACACGTCGTCGCCCGCCACGCCGCTGCCCTCCTCGGGGGCGGAGAGGAGCACGGCCCCTTCCGTGGGGCGCTTGTCGATCCCGGTGACCGGCTCGTCGGAGTGCTCGGACGGGGTGGCCTTGCCGACGTTGACCGACATGAGAGCAGACATGGCGACACCGTACCCAGGGCTTATGGCGTGTCGGCTCCCGACATCCGGGGCCGCCGCGGCGCGTCCGGATCACCGGGTTTGAACGCGCGGTGCAGGGCCACGACGCCGCCGGTGAGGTCGCGCCAGGCGACGCGGTGCCAGCCCGCCTCGCCGACCAAGCGGGCCAGCGCGGGCTGGTCGGGCCACGCGCGGATGGACTCGGCGAGGTAGACGTACGCCTCGGGGTTGCTGCTGACGGCGGTGGCGACGGACGGCAGCGCGCGCATCAGGTATTCGACGTAGACCGTGCGGAACGGCCGCCACGTGGGGTGGCTGAACTCGCACACCACCAGGCGCCCGCCGGGCCTGGTCACGCGCAGCATCTCGGCGAGCCCGGCCTTCGGGTCGCTCACGTTGCGCAGGCCGAAGGAGATCGTGACGGCGTCGAACGTGTCGTCGGCGAACGGCAGTCGGGTGGCGTCCCCGGCGGTGAAGGGCAGGTCCGGGTGGCGGCGCTTGCCCTCGCGGAGCATGCCGAGCGAGAAATCGCACGGGACGACCGTGGCGCCGGCGTCGCGGAACGGCAGCGAGCTGGTGCCGGTGCCCGCGGCGAGGTCCAGGACGCGCTCCCCCGGGCGCGGGTCCACGGCGGCCGTGACGGCCTTGCGCCACCGGCGGTCCTGGCCGAGGGACAGAACGGTGTTGGTCAGGTCGTACTTCGCCGCGACGTCGTCGAACATCGCGGCGACGTCGCGCGGCTGCTTGTCCAGGGAGGCTCGGGTCACGGCTCCATCTTCGCGGGTGCGCGTCCGTGCCCGGTACGCGCGGTCGGTGCGGCGCGCTCCCTCCGTCCGGCACGGCCGCCCGCGTAGTGTCGCGGGCGGGAGCCGGACCCGGGCGGTCGACGGGTCCGGGGCCGATTCCGTATCCGCGGGAGGAGCGACACATGCGCGCGCCACACAAGGCATGGACGACCACCGACGACATCCCCGATCTGACGGGCATGGTGGCGGTCGTGACCGGTGCCAACTCCGGGTTGGGCCTGGTCACCACACGGGAGCTCGCGCGCAAGGGCGCGACGGTCGTGATGGCGTGCCGCGACGCGGAACGCGGCGAGGCGGCGCGCGCCCGGGTCGCGGGGTCGCTGCCGCCGAATCTGGCCGACGTGTCGGTGCTGCCGCTCGACCTCGCGGACCTGGCGTCGGTACGCGACTTCGCGGACGCCGTCGGCGAGCGTTTCGACGGGCTCGACATCCTGGTGAACAACGCGGGGGTCATGGCGCTGCCGCCGCGCCGCACCGCCGACGGGTTCGAGATGCAGATGGGCACGAACCACCTGGGCCCGTTCGCGCTGTCGGGGCTGCTGGCGCCGCTGCTGCTGACGCGCCCCGGGGCGCGCGTGGTGACGGTGGCCAGCGGCGCGCACGCGTTGGGCCGCCCGGATCCGGCGTACGTGCGGGGGTGGCGGGTGCCGTACCGGAAGTGGCGGGCGTACGGCGCGAGCAAGTCGGCCAACCTGATGTTCACCGCCGAACTCGCACGCCGTGCGCGGAAGTCGGGCGTCGATCTGGTGAGCGTCGCGGCGCATCCCGGGTACGCCGACACGAATCTGCAGAGCGTCGGGCCGCGCATGACGGGCGACACGCGCGCGGAGCGGGGCGCCGCGCTCGTGAACCGGCTGGTGGCGACGTCGCCGGACACGGGTGCGCTGCCGCAGCTGTACGCCGCCACCGCACCGGATGTGCGGAACGGCGCGTTCTACGGCCCCCGTTTCGGCATGCTCGGACGCCCGGCGCGGACGCCCCGTGCGCCGTGGGTCCGCGATGTGGCGCAAAACCGGCGGCTGTGGGAGGCGTCGGAGGAGGTCACCGGGGTGCGCTGGGCGCCGCCGCTGGACGACTGATCCGCCGCCGCCTCATCCGTCGGCCGCGCTACCGGCGGTGCACCATGCGCCCGCCGAGGACCGTACCGACGCAGCGGCCCCCGCCCTCGGTGACGAGTGCGGTGTGCGGGTCGCCGTCGACCGGCACCGCGAAGACCGCGAAGTCGGCGCGGGTGCCCGGTGCGAGTCTCCCGGCGTCCGTCAGGCCCATCGCCGCGGCGCCGCCGACCGTGGCGGCCTCGACCAGGCGCGCGTCCACGTCCGCCGCGGTGTAGCCCTGACGCAGCGCCAACTCCCGCACGGCCGCGGCCTCTTCCCACAGGTCCAGGGACGGTGACGAGGCCGGCGAGTCGGTGCCGAGCGCGATCGGGGAGCCTTCCGCGAGGTAGTCGGCCACGGGGGGCACGCCCGCGTCCAGGATCGCGTTGGAGCGCACGCACAGGGCGACGGGCGTGGCGCGTTCGCGCAGCACCGCGCGGTCGGCCGCGTCGAGGTGCACGCCGTGCGCGACATGCACGTCGCCGCCGAGCGCGTCGATCGCGTCGAGATATCCCGTCGGCGTCAACCCGCTTCCGGCCGCGAGGAGTTCGTGAGCGAACCCGAACGTGCGGTTGAGCGCCGCCAGCGGCCCGGTGCCGTCGCGGACGAACTCGGTCTCGTGCGCGGATTCGGCGAGGTGCGGGTGGACGCGGAGGCCCCGGGCGCGGGCGATGGCCACGGCGTCGGTGAACGCGGCCGTCCCGACGGTGTAGGGCGTGTGCGGCGACACGCCGAGGGTGCGTGCGAGGGGGGTCTCCAGGACCGCGAGCAGCTTCGCGCGGCGCTCGGCCTGCCAGCGCGGGCTGTCGGAGATCACCTCGATGTACGAGATTCCGCGCATGCCCGAGCGGTCGACCGGTGTGAGCACGCACGGGTCGGTCACGATGTCGGCGACGGCCGTCGTCCCGGACTTGAGCATGAGGTGGACGCCGCGCCGCGCGCTCTCCTGCCAGCGTGCCTCCGTGTAGTCGGCGCGCTCGCGGTTCAGCGCGGCGAGCCATTCCGGGAACGGCAGCCCCGACGCGGCCAGGTGGGCGAAGTCGGTGTACTGGAGGTGGGTGTGCGCGTTGACGAGCCCGGGGGTCAGCACGCCGTCCCAGCGGCGGACGCGCGCGTCGGGGTGGCGCTTGACGACCTCGGCGGCCGGGCCGACGGCCGTGACGCGGTCGCCGTCGACGGTGACCGCGCCGTCCCGGATCGGCGGCTCGCCGGTCATCGTGACGACGACGGGCGCGGTGTGTGTGGTCAGCGGCATCGGCTGCGTCGTTCCGTCAGCGCGCTTCGACGATCTTGAGGGCGGGGTGGGCCGTGCCGCCGTCGAGCGCGGTCGACGAAAGGTGGGACACGACGCGGTCGTCGACCGGGTCGAGTGCCGGATCGTCGTGCACCACAAGGTGGTTGTAGGTGGTGTCGCGCTGCGCGGGCACGCGGCCCGCGGAGCGGATGAGGTGGATCAGCTCCATGCGGTTGGACCGGTGCCGGGCGCCGGCGGACGAGACGACGTTCTCCTCCAGCATCACCGAGCCGAGGTCGTCGGCGCCGTAGTGGAGCGACAGTTGCCCGGCCTCCTTGCCGACGGTCAGCCAGGAGCCCTGCAGGTGCGCGACGTTGTCGAAGAAGAGCCGCCCGACCGCGATCACGCGCAGGTACTCCAGCAGCGTCGCCTGCGTGCGGCCCTTCAGGTGGTTGTTCTCCGGCTGGTACGTGTAGGGGATGAACGCGCGGAACCCGCCCGTGCGGTCCTGCACGTCGCGGATCATGCGCATGTGCTCGAT is from Yinghuangia sp. ASG 101 and encodes:
- a CDS encoding helix-turn-helix domain-containing protein, which codes for MAGTPTYARRRVGAELRRWRTAVDLSGEDVADACGWDKSKISRIENAKVALTPRDLRRLCTLYGLESADAVRLETLLTEPSGPRWWARYADFLNPAYEELICLESQASSVHAANANLVVGLLQTRDYATAVMTSGPSIPDPDHREALVEVRMKRQRVLVGDRPITLDAVISEAALLCEIGGRKVLAEQLEHLLGITELPNVNLRVLPITSTANAFNGGLTLYGFPEPHDPSVLFIEYHAGTLIRDEERDIRRHRRQLEYLIANSLSAHESREHISRRLKTL
- a CDS encoding DUF397 domain-containing protein, with the translated sequence MTSQPRTWRKSSHSAQGGDCIEVAPLDRRTGVRDSKSRAEGHIELPTTAWSAFLGSLKRH
- a CDS encoding geranylgeranyl reductase family protein, coding for MVVGAGPAGSTTAYHLAKAGRSVLLLEKTAFPREKVCGDGLTPRAVKQLVSMGVDISPEAGWLPNKGLRILGGGMTLTLDWPDLASFPNYGLVRKRTDFDEILARQAASAGAKVHERTNVTGPVLDERTGRVVGVRAKVGADKEEKVFRAPVVVAADGNSTRLSLAMGLHRREDRPMGVAVRTYFTSPRHDDDYLESWLELWDKRDGKNDLLPGYGWIFGMGDGTSNVGLGLLNTSDSFKDIDYRDLLKAWVAGMPEEWGYTDENQEGPIRGAALPMGFNRQPHYTKGLLLVGDAGGMVNPFNGEGIAYAMESGEIAAQVIAQALARQTPEGRERALHDYPRILKQTYGGYYTLGRLFVKLIGEPKVMNFATKHGLPHPVAMKFVLKMLANLTDPRGGDAFDRIINGMAKIAPRA
- a CDS encoding MOSC domain-containing protein, producing MSALMSVNVGKATPSEHSDEPVTGIDKRPTEGAVLLSAPEEGSGVAGDDVCDRRHHGGPDQAVYAFAWEDLTTWSDRIERTIEPGIFGENLTTVGVDVTGAVIGEHWRVGGALLEVSTPRIPCRTFAGFLGERGWIRRFTREARPGAYLRVLEPGEVRAGDAVEIVHRPGHGVDIGTVFRALTTAPELLPKLLDVEALPDKAREKARRRLSGHVDPVSERLRDHD
- a CDS encoding demethylmenaquinone methyltransferase, which translates into the protein MTRASLDKQPRDVAAMFDDVAAKYDLTNTVLSLGQDRRWRKAVTAAVDPRPGERVLDLAAGTGTSSLPFRDAGATVVPCDFSLGMLREGKRRHPDLPFTAGDATRLPFADDTFDAVTISFGLRNVSDPKAGLAEMLRVTRPGGRLVVCEFSHPTWRPFRTVYVEYLMRALPSVATAVSSNPEAYVYLAESIRAWPDQPALARLVGEAGWHRVAWRDLTGGVVALHRAFKPGDPDAPRRPRMSGADTP
- a CDS encoding oxidoreductase, with the protein product MRAPHKAWTTTDDIPDLTGMVAVVTGANSGLGLVTTRELARKGATVVMACRDAERGEAARARVAGSLPPNLADVSVLPLDLADLASVRDFADAVGERFDGLDILVNNAGVMALPPRRTADGFEMQMGTNHLGPFALSGLLAPLLLTRPGARVVTVASGAHALGRPDPAYVRGWRVPYRKWRAYGASKSANLMFTAELARRARKSGVDLVSVAAHPGYADTNLQSVGPRMTGDTRAERGAALVNRLVATSPDTGALPQLYAATAPDVRNGAFYGPRFGMLGRPARTPRAPWVRDVAQNRRLWEASEEVTGVRWAPPLDD
- a CDS encoding amidohydrolase family protein gives rise to the protein MPLTTHTAPVVVTMTGEPPIRDGAVTVDGDRVTAVGPAAEVVKRHPDARVRRWDGVLTPGLVNAHTHLQYTDFAHLAASGLPFPEWLAALNRERADYTEARWQESARRGVHLMLKSGTTAVADIVTDPCVLTPVDRSGMRGISYIEVISDSPRWQAERRAKLLAVLETPLARTLGVSPHTPYTVGTAAFTDAVAIARARGLRVHPHLAESAHETEFVRDGTGPLAALNRTFGFAHELLAAGSGLTPTGYLDAIDALGGDVHVAHGVHLDAADRAVLRERATPVALCVRSNAILDAGVPPVADYLAEGSPIALGTDSPASSPSLDLWEEAAAVRELALRQGYTAADVDARLVEAATVGGAAAMGLTDAGRLAPGTRADFAVFAVPVDGDPHTALVTEGGGRCVGTVLGGRMVHRR